The following nucleotide sequence is from Juglans microcarpa x Juglans regia isolate MS1-56 chromosome 6D, Jm3101_v1.0, whole genome shotgun sequence.
AAGATCTACCACATGCATTGTTTTATTGTCCTACCATAAGAGAGCACTAGAATAAGCATCTACCTAGATTGAAAGATCTAGATAGCAATAAGAATGTGATGGATATTGCACTGAGAGTAGGGCTGcaaatggtccggtccggttcggtgaTGGACCGAATgttttcggtccatcatttttccggaccggaccggaccgaacacccaaagggaccggaccggaccgatagcgatcggtccggtccggtcggtctggctgaattttttttatttttttaaataattaataaaaaaatttatttaaaatactaaattaaattaagtgacttattaatgtggattatgtaacaaactcaataaaaaaatattttatatggtcaatgataataaatttgatgaaaattatattattaatttatataattactatataattaactaattgatattatatattagttaattcatagaatattaacaagtattaataacatatttaaaattttatatcgttaattgtacaattattatatataaaatatattttttttttcattcggtccggtccggtccaaaaaaaaCTTGGACCATAGACCggaccgaaaagtttcggtcctctaaaatgtggaccggaccggatcggaccggaccagtcTAAGTCTCGATCTAGTCCGGTCCGGACTGAAACGGTCGGTCTGTTCGGTTCGACCGGACTGTTTATCACCCTTAACTGAGAGTGAAGGAGAAGGACAATATGGAAGACCTAGCAGTGCTTTTCCTGATAGCTTGGGGGTATCTGATTTCGCAAAAATAAGATGATGCATGACAAAATTTGTGTAGAGTCTATGCAAGTGATTAAACATGCCTTATCTATATAGAAGACCCATAGGGAGCTTAAAACTATTCCAAGCTCAAAGACAAGTTTATTGCTGCTAGCAACCACCACCCCAAGGTTGCCTAAAATTTAATGTGGATGGAACTAAGTTTTCTTATCGTTAAAAAAGCAAGGATTGGTGCTATTCTCAAAGATGACAAAGGAGAAGTACTCACGGCTGCGAGTAAAGTGAAAAATGAGGTTAATGATCTTGAATCTATTGAATTACTTGCCATGCTTAGAGTCTTCAACTTTGTGTTAACACGGGCAATAATGAACTTATTCTTGAAAGTCAAACATGTCAATCGACTAGGAAATGAGGCAGCCCATAGACTTGCCCGCTATGCTTGGAATGTAGACAACATTGATATGTGGTGGGATCATGTCCCAAATTTTCTTTACAAGACTATTTGGCTTGATAAAAGTTTGTAATGTTTCTCATCAATGATattcattttcccataaaaaaaaaaaaaaatagagagaaaggagaaagaTTACAGAATATGCATGTCTCTTACATATAATATTCACCTCACATTCTTTAGTACTGTCTTAGAAGCTAATGTACCTCTCAAGGTCTAGATTGCTACATCACTGCACCACTCATTCCCTATTTCCTTTAAAGAATCTAGCTCCACAAGATTCCAGGTGTTTGAGATCTCATAAGTGAGATTTTGTCCTATATCCAAATCCCTATTATAGGATAGGACTTTTAGACGTCCTTCTTATATCCTTCTAACTCCAGGTATACTTGGATAGGAGCCATTTAGCCACAACTATTACATTGTAGGATGACAGAGACAGATGTCCAGGGCATGGTCTGCATGCCTAGTCCTCAGTCCTTCCTCGAAAGAGGGTCTCGTACGTGTCTTCAGGCCATACCTTTGGATTTAGATGATATGACCTACCGAGTCGTAATCTCTTATGCAAACCCACTCTAGATGTGACCCTTCAGATAGAGTGTGGACTTCTACATATGATACTGCCACTCTTCTGAGTATTTTCGTGTTGTCCCAACTCTCATACCTGCTCTAGTCTTTCCTAGACTGTTGTTCGGGTAACTCTCGAACTAAAAGAGGATGTATAGTTATTATTCAGTCTAACACATCCTCTTTACAGTTTTTTACTCTTGAACTACTTGATGTTGACAACCTGCAAATTAAGGTTAAAAAATTGTCTTGGTTCGTTGTATTCCACTTCTCTTTGGAGAATTGAAGATGAATCTAGATGGAGCCTTTAAGTTTTATCTTCAGATTTTTGAAATCTACAAGTTTTTTGCGCGTGTGTGTAATAAAGCATTAAGCGAGGGGTCTAAATAAAATTAGGCTGTTGTcctataaaaagacaaaaataaaaataaaaatgttcaCCTGTCCGGATGGTGTAGGTACAAGTGCGACCGCGACAAACAAGGACACAAATTCACTGAAGTTCGTGGAAGATCACCCTTGTCAAGTTTTTGGTGGTTTTGGTCAGATGCCggttctccatgcatgattacAATATGCTGTTGAGTCTGCTGAAAAACTATAACCCAAGCCCGTGACTCTTTCTATTGCTTCGTGCGAAACCTGTAGATGCCAATTCATCGTTCTAGTCACTAAACGAGAAGCTTCTTCGACGTTTTTGTCGCCTGGATTCTGCAAACAACTTCATACACACATTGTGAAATTTGGGCCAGACTTGGATCTTTCATTCGGTAGTTAAACGGGTTGGTGATTGGGGGCGATGCGCGATTTGTGTTTGAGGAATCTCCTGATCGGAATGCGTGATTGGTTTTAGGCACTTCTGTTGCAGTGCCTTTGGGAGTACTGTATTACGTTAAGTTCACAATCTTTGGAGGCGCACATAAAGACTTCCCTCTAATTTGGATGGAGAGAGAACTATACAATTCAGCGTGTGGATaaaacaatcttttttttttttttttttggggtaacAATACCCGAAATTGCTCAGCCAGGaggggaaaatgaaaatgaagggCAGAGCTCATAAAAGACCAggacaaaaaatacaacaaattcAATTATAACAAATGATGCATGGATTCATTGCCGACATTCCATCCCCCCACCCCCTCTCCTCTTCCAGTCTTCCTGCCTAATCCGTGACAGTAACTTGAATGCACCACCAAAACAGAGGAGCCCATGCAAAACACAGCCTCTCTCAGGCCATTTCTATCCACAGGCAACTCCAGTATCTGTCTAAATTTGCCAAAAGACTAACTCCTTTGTTGAGGCATTGGATCATGCAGATGAGAAACTTCTTGCTCAATATAACTTGTTAAATCCTGGAGGTGGCGAAGATTCCCCCAGTCTTGGGAAGAAAGCTTCCCTTTCAAGTGAGACCTGAAGGCTTGCCATGACCTTGACCATGGCTATCCACACGAAAGGTGCAGCACAAAATGCATAGCCAAAGACAGCTAGTGCTCTCACAACCCCATCTGAGTACCAAGGAAATGCCATTACTAGAAGGGACCCAAAGATCCCAAACCACGGGACCAGAACCGGTAGCATTGGTAGTAAAAATGCATTTATAGCTATGGAGCAAAGCGCAAAAGATCCGAACAAATAAAGAGTCCATGCAGGTAGTGGATGAAGAGTGCGAGGAATAATGAAGAAGGGTACAATATAAGAGGCAACAATAGACCACACCGCGATGACTTTGAGGCCTGCTTGTATCAAGGAAATGTGATTCTCCGATCGCCGGTAGCATAACTTGGAGAAGTTTGGCCGTGCTAGACGAGTCAATACTATAATTCCTAGATAAGTTGCAAACTGGATAAGCATCGCTGGTATCTCTGCAACATACctgtatttaaaaaaagaaaaaatgtattacTGTTACGATTGTTCTCATCCAACTTCAATCTTATTGTATTGATGTGACATTAGACATGATCCTTGGATTAGCAattatttaaggaaaaaatttCAAGGTTTTATAATAGACAATGACATATCAACATAGAGGGATGAAACTGAAATAGAAGTGCTAGATATATAAAAATGTGCTTTAATCATACCCAAGGGTTTGCCGGCGTTGTTCATGCCATGAAATGCCTAATGGCAGTACGGGCCACGACCACCAGTACCAAGGCTTCAACCACGGTGCACCTGGGAATGTAATCACACTGTTGGGTCCACAGGGTACGCTCCAGCGAAGTCTAAGATCTGGAGCCAGCAAAGATCAAAGCATATTAAGATAACCACAAAATCACAGGTGCAACATTAAGAATTTAAAGGGTGGAAAAAGGGGATAGAAATTTCTCTTTCGATATCACATACAGTAGTACGTAGCATCCATTTGATAGCCCAAGGGAAGTCTGAAGGTTCCATCAAGCTTGGTGCCGTTAGAGGGTGGATGGAACATGGGCC
It contains:
- the LOC121236103 gene encoding putative glucuronosyltransferase PGSIP8 isoform X1, whose protein sequence is MDGGKEQRKIAGLVRTLLLILAATATYEAREALGGEAVAVRAPSKNAYATMMYMGTPRDYEFYVAVRVLLRSLAALDVQTDRLVIASLDAPLRWVRALEQEDGAKVLRVKNLNNPYEDQSNFDRRFKLTLNKLYAWSLVDYDRVVMLDADNLFLQKTDELFQCGQFCAVFINPCIFHTGLFVLQPSMEVFNDMKKELERGRENPDGADQGFICGYYPDLLDRPMFHPPSNGTKLDGTFRLPLGYQMDATYYYLRLRWSVPCGPNSVITFPGAPWLKPWYWWSWPVLPLGISWHEQRRQTLGYVAEIPAMLIQFATYLGIIVLTRLARPNFSKLCYRRSENHISLIQAGLKVIAVWSIVASYIVPFFIIPRTLHPLPAWTLYLFGSFALCSIAINAFLLPMLPVLVPWFGIFGSLLVMAFPWYSDGVVRALAVFGYAFCAAPFVWIAMVKVMASLQVSLEREAFFPRLGESSPPPGFNKLY
- the LOC121236103 gene encoding putative glucuronosyltransferase PGSIP8 isoform X2 encodes the protein MGRKERPNVVGFFKFLLLLLFAAHETMAAEERAYRNAYATMLYMGTPRDYEFYVATRVLLRSLAGLGVEADLIVIASLDVPLRWVRVLEQEDGAKVLRVKNLNNPYEDQSNFDRRFKLTLNKLYAWSLVDYDRVVMLDADNLFLQKTDELFQCGQFCAVFINPCIFHTGLFVLQPSMEVFNDMKKELERGRENPDGADQGFICGYYPDLLDRPMFHPPSNGTKLDGTFRLPLGYQMDATYYYLRLRWSVPCGPNSVITFPGAPWLKPWYWWSWPVLPLGISWHEQRRQTLGYVAEIPAMLIQFATYLGIIVLTRLARPNFSKLCYRRSENHISLIQAGLKVIAVWSIVASYIVPFFIIPRTLHPLPAWTLYLFGSFALCSIAINAFLLPMLPVLVPWFGIFGSLLVMAFPWYSDGVVRALAVFGYAFCAAPFVWIAMVKVMASLQVSLEREAFFPRLGESSPPPGFNKLY